From Spirosoma aerolatum, one genomic window encodes:
- the pcaB gene encoding 3-carboxy-cis,cis-muconate cycloisomerase, with amino-acid sequence MESLFSDTTELRLMLAFESALATAQASVGAIPSSVAETIKNCCAETDWDIDSIKTQTLLAGNPAIPFVDQLKQRVRQKNPEAAQYVHQGATSQDVIDTTLMGQLRQAIDQMKADLEELINQLMKLRQTYQYTPMMGRTLLQQALPITFGDKVAGWLSGLSRSAERLDRVRQECLIIQLGGPVGNGKSFGAHYTTICELMAAELDLGITAMAWHTQRDLLADLASTLGILNGSLGKLANDIILLMQTEVGEVREGAAEGKGGSSSMPHKRNPVTSTFMVAIAHRTPYLVASLLGAMNQPHERAAGAWHSEWPVIRELVKLTAANLHHANDLIRTLDVDTDRMQQNLTTQP; translated from the coding sequence ATGGAATCCCTTTTTTCGGATACTACCGAACTGAGGTTGATGCTGGCGTTTGAGTCGGCATTGGCCACAGCTCAGGCATCGGTGGGGGCTATTCCTTCGTCGGTAGCTGAAACGATCAAGAATTGTTGTGCCGAAACCGACTGGGATATTGATTCGATAAAAACCCAAACGCTGCTGGCAGGCAATCCGGCCATTCCGTTCGTTGACCAGCTCAAGCAACGCGTTCGCCAGAAAAACCCCGAAGCAGCCCAATACGTCCACCAGGGCGCAACTAGTCAGGATGTGATCGATACGACGTTGATGGGCCAACTACGTCAGGCGATTGATCAAATGAAGGCCGATCTGGAAGAACTCATTAATCAGCTAATGAAACTTCGGCAAACGTATCAATATACCCCAATGATGGGCCGGACTTTATTGCAGCAGGCGCTACCCATTACCTTCGGCGATAAAGTAGCGGGCTGGCTTAGTGGACTATCTCGCTCGGCCGAGCGTTTAGATCGGGTTCGTCAGGAATGCCTGATAATACAGTTGGGCGGTCCGGTTGGAAATGGGAAGTCGTTCGGAGCGCATTATACTACGATTTGTGAATTGATGGCTGCGGAACTAGACCTCGGCATAACCGCTATGGCCTGGCATACGCAACGGGATTTGCTGGCCGATCTGGCATCTACGCTGGGCATTTTAAACGGGTCACTTGGCAAACTGGCAAACGACATCATCCTGTTGATGCAAACCGAAGTCGGTGAAGTTCGGGAAGGGGCTGCCGAAGGTAAGGGTGGCTCATCGTCCATGCCGCACAAGCGAAACCCTGTAACCTCTACGTTTATGGTCGCTATTGCGCACCGGACACCCTATCTGGTAGCGAGCCTGTTAGGCGCAATGAACCAGCCTCACGAACGGGCTGCCGGAGCCTGGCACAGCGAATGGCCGGTAATCCGGGAACTGGTGAAGCTCACAGCGGCTAACCTCCACCATGCCAACGACCTGATCCGTACCCTCGACGTCGATACCGACCGGATGCAACAAAACCTGACTACTCAACCCTGA
- the pcaG gene encoding protocatechuate 3,4-dioxygenase subunit alpha, protein MTTLPITPSQTVGPFFAYGLTAHQYGYDFNSLAEGELVDPIAHSAELIYVSGQILDGHGQPISDAMIECWQADTQGQYSSEPIAYPPHQASFTGFGRLGTGTTRTNQFTFTTVKPGSTATDSAPHINIILFLRGSLRTLYTRLYFSDEPEANNQDALLCSVDAERRHTLIARKSREGHYQFDIHLQGSDETVFFDL, encoded by the coding sequence ATGACGACCTTACCCATTACCCCCTCGCAAACGGTAGGCCCTTTTTTCGCCTATGGCCTGACGGCACACCAATACGGTTACGACTTCAACAGCCTGGCCGAAGGTGAGCTTGTAGACCCAATCGCCCATTCGGCGGAGTTGATTTACGTATCCGGGCAAATTCTTGATGGCCATGGCCAACCCATTTCCGATGCGATGATCGAGTGCTGGCAAGCCGACACTCAAGGCCAATATAGTTCCGAACCCATTGCCTACCCTCCCCATCAGGCCAGCTTTACCGGGTTTGGCCGCTTAGGCACCGGCACGACACGCACGAATCAGTTTACGTTTACGACCGTCAAACCGGGGTCTACTGCAACGGATTCAGCACCGCACATCAACATCATCCTGTTTCTGCGCGGTTCGCTACGAACGCTCTATACCCGGCTTTACTTTTCCGACGAGCCAGAAGCCAATAATCAGGATGCTCTACTTTGTTCAGTCGACGCAGAACGACGCCATACACTCATCGCCAGGAAGAGTAGGGAAGGACATTACCAGTTCGACATCCATCTGCAAGGTTCCGACGAAACCGTATTTTTTGACTTATAG
- the pcaH gene encoding protocatechuate 3,4-dioxygenase subunit beta, whose translation MEPKIVETDKPTTASGFNQSVPLSNHPLHLSPEYKSTILRSPTRPLMLVPDQMKNLRMPVFGDSCIGPLDHDLTKNARKNGEPIGERIKVVGRVLDASGRPLPNVLVEIWQANAAGRYIHKAEIHDAPLDPNFLGAGRLLTDAEGRYSFYTIKPGAYPWGNHYNAWRPNHIHFSVIGPHLDQRLVTQMYFPGDPLFAYDPIFQSVPKHARELLIARFSMDWTEPEFALAYEFNIVLNGRNQTPFE comes from the coding sequence ATGGAGCCAAAAATCGTTGAAACGGATAAGCCCACGACCGCATCTGGCTTTAATCAGTCCGTCCCGTTGAGCAACCACCCCTTGCACCTGTCGCCGGAGTATAAATCTACGATTCTACGGAGTCCGACTCGCCCATTGATGCTGGTGCCCGATCAAATGAAAAACCTGCGGATGCCCGTTTTTGGCGATTCATGCATTGGCCCGCTGGATCATGACCTGACCAAAAATGCACGTAAAAACGGGGAACCCATTGGCGAGCGAATTAAAGTGGTGGGACGCGTGCTGGATGCGTCGGGGCGGCCGTTGCCGAATGTACTAGTCGAAATCTGGCAGGCCAATGCCGCTGGTCGGTATATTCATAAAGCGGAGATCCACGACGCCCCCCTGGACCCCAACTTTTTAGGAGCCGGGCGTTTGCTCACCGATGCCGAAGGTCGCTATTCGTTTTACACCATCAAGCCGGGGGCTTATCCCTGGGGCAATCATTACAACGCCTGGCGTCCGAACCACATCCATTTTTCGGTAATTGGTCCCCATCTCGACCAGCGGCTGGTTACGCAGATGTATTTCCCTGGCGATCCGCTGTTTGCCTATGATCCTATTTTTCAGTCGGTTCCGAAACACGCCCGTGAGTTACTGATCGCCAGGTTCAGCATGGACTGGACCGAGCCGGAATTTGCCCTGGCGTATGAATTCAATATTGTGCTGAATGGCCGAAATCAAACCCCATTTGAGTAA
- a CDS encoding helix-turn-helix domain-containing protein — translation MNRHGLKNYKGLYGDHRLPFPENFIHHELLAVRSKLYGWEIDQHLHTDLYQLFIFTEGSGVVLSEQRRVTLRPPCVLMVPANTLHGFAFQAGMDGEVFTLSESSLDKLLRDAQHIRFGLGQLQQVTFEDTAVSFDDIRWLKDRIIRELETDQPEKQSILEHLTQLLLISLYRTSLRSEMAVPKSDNRTLTYFLSFQKLIRQSVHEPKSIQQYARELHITTVHLNRICQSIVNKSALQLVHDYLTAEAKKYLLNTSCSLSEVSYLLNFKDPAYFSRLFKKQTGLSPRDFRKQQGYFRQ, via the coding sequence ATGAACCGCCACGGGCTTAAAAACTACAAAGGGTTATATGGCGATCACCGACTGCCCTTCCCGGAGAATTTCATTCATCATGAATTGCTAGCCGTTCGTAGTAAACTATACGGCTGGGAAATCGACCAGCACTTACACACCGACTTATACCAGTTGTTTATTTTTACGGAAGGAAGTGGGGTTGTCCTATCAGAACAACGGCGGGTCACGCTTCGACCGCCCTGTGTATTGATGGTTCCAGCCAATACCCTGCATGGGTTTGCGTTCCAGGCCGGAATGGATGGCGAAGTGTTTACTCTATCGGAGTCGTCGCTGGACAAACTTCTTCGCGACGCGCAGCACATTCGGTTTGGACTGGGGCAACTTCAACAGGTAACGTTCGAGGATACGGCGGTCTCGTTCGATGATATACGCTGGCTGAAAGACCGAATTATTCGGGAACTGGAAACCGATCAGCCGGAGAAACAAAGTATACTGGAGCATCTGACGCAGTTATTGCTGATTAGTTTGTATCGCACCAGTCTGCGCTCCGAAATGGCTGTACCGAAGTCGGACAATCGAACCCTAACGTATTTTCTTTCCTTTCAGAAATTGATTCGCCAGTCGGTTCATGAGCCGAAGAGTATTCAGCAATATGCCCGCGAACTCCATATCACGACCGTTCATCTGAATCGAATTTGCCAGTCGATTGTCAACAAATCAGCTCTTCAACTGGTACACGATTATCTGACGGCTGAGGCTAAAAAATACCTGCTCAATACGTCCTGTTCGTTATCGGAGGTATCGTACCTGCTGAATTTTAAAGATCCGGCCTATTTCTCCCGACTCTTCAAGAAACAGACGGGTCTATCGCCCAGAGATTTCAGAAAACAACAGGGCTATTTTAGGCAGTAA
- a CDS encoding OmpA family protein: MKTITSSALLVVLGLALGLSGCNSAMQSYKKGVRHFDAGEYNLALTQFEKASKGTIDPARLNYYVAESYRLSNRFGEAAPYYQKAIEANTTEPTARFNYAYALKSQGNYAEALKQLQEFVANAPKNTAKATLDKARREVETLKAIDIIAKNKSLITLRNMNNLNSPGAEFAPVVRGEELIFTASRKEQLYKNNGQHMLGLYKTKLNQKPDETGTSPAPEPFSTNVFQGDVNEGTPTFTKDGKTMVFARGNNGKRKGGLDVDLYISRLGEGGVWSQPLRLPISDSTAWDGSPAFSGDGRTLYFASNRAGGAGGIDLYRTSIDASGRFSRPVNMGRDINTPGDEMFPYVGPNAKLYFASDGHPGLGKLDVFVATRSGGVTRVENMGQPINSPADDFGLIYTDPNKGFMASNRSGGKGDDDIYFFQEGPDTDTTTIVQNPPANAPKIVHYFIAGTVSTNETPITPLDSATVKVIDDAIGQPIGEAVTDKPGTFGKYPLQEGKDYTVLAQRKGYLTRREQFTMQGKSIPQIFLTKPQTDTTFTVDLLLDKATLNKTFVLENIYYDLDKYNIRPDAAVELDKLVTILQDNPTLKIELGSHTDARASDAYNQKLSQNRAKSAVEYIVSKGIDADRLTYKGYGETQLIVKNAKTEEEHQRNRRTEFKILEL, encoded by the coding sequence ATGAAAACCATTACGTCGTCTGCGCTGCTGGTGGTATTAGGTCTGGCTCTGGGTTTGTCAGGCTGTAACTCGGCCATGCAGTCCTATAAAAAAGGCGTTCGCCACTTCGATGCGGGAGAATATAATCTGGCCCTGACTCAGTTTGAGAAAGCCAGTAAAGGCACTATTGATCCGGCCCGGCTGAACTACTACGTGGCGGAGTCGTATCGGCTTTCGAACCGTTTTGGCGAAGCAGCGCCTTATTATCAGAAAGCTATTGAGGCCAATACGACCGAACCGACTGCCCGGTTCAATTATGCCTATGCGTTGAAATCGCAGGGGAATTATGCCGAAGCGCTCAAGCAATTGCAGGAGTTTGTCGCCAATGCCCCTAAAAACACGGCTAAAGCAACGCTGGATAAAGCCAGGCGGGAAGTTGAAACCTTAAAGGCCATCGACATTATTGCCAAAAATAAGTCGCTGATTACACTACGCAACATGAATAACCTCAACTCGCCCGGAGCCGAGTTTGCGCCTGTAGTACGAGGGGAGGAATTGATTTTTACGGCATCGCGGAAAGAGCAGCTCTATAAAAACAACGGGCAGCACATGCTCGGCTTATACAAAACCAAGCTCAATCAGAAACCCGATGAAACCGGAACATCGCCCGCTCCTGAACCCTTCAGTACCAATGTGTTTCAGGGGGATGTGAACGAAGGAACGCCTACGTTTACGAAAGACGGGAAAACGATGGTTTTTGCGCGGGGCAATAACGGCAAACGCAAAGGTGGCCTGGATGTCGATTTGTATATTAGTCGCTTAGGGGAAGGGGGCGTATGGAGCCAACCGTTACGATTGCCCATCAGCGACTCGACAGCCTGGGATGGTTCACCCGCTTTTTCGGGCGATGGTCGTACCCTGTATTTTGCGTCGAACCGGGCTGGTGGCGCCGGGGGCATCGACCTGTACCGGACCAGTATCGACGCATCGGGGCGGTTTAGCCGTCCGGTCAATATGGGCCGCGATATTAATACGCCTGGCGATGAAATGTTTCCCTATGTAGGACCGAATGCGAAACTGTATTTTGCGTCGGATGGGCATCCGGGCCTAGGTAAGCTGGACGTATTCGTAGCAACCCGCTCTGGTGGGGTTACGCGTGTGGAAAACATGGGGCAGCCGATCAACTCCCCCGCTGACGATTTTGGTTTGATTTATACCGATCCGAACAAAGGGTTTATGGCTTCCAATCGGTCGGGGGGTAAGGGCGATGACGATATTTACTTTTTCCAGGAGGGGCCTGATACGGATACAACCACAATTGTCCAGAACCCACCAGCCAACGCACCCAAAATCGTCCATTACTTTATTGCGGGTACGGTTTCTACCAATGAAACGCCTATTACTCCGCTTGACTCCGCAACAGTGAAAGTAATTGATGATGCTATAGGCCAGCCGATTGGTGAAGCTGTAACGGACAAGCCTGGTACATTCGGAAAATACCCCTTGCAGGAAGGCAAAGATTATACAGTTCTGGCGCAGCGGAAAGGTTACCTGACCCGTCGGGAGCAGTTTACGATGCAGGGAAAAAGCATTCCACAAATATTCCTGACCAAACCGCAAACCGATACGACATTTACCGTCGATCTGCTGCTCGATAAGGCAACGCTCAACAAAACGTTTGTACTGGAGAATATCTATTACGACCTTGACAAGTACAATATCCGTCCGGATGCTGCCGTCGAACTCGATAAACTGGTGACGATTTTACAGGATAATCCGACTCTGAAAATTGAGTTGGGTTCGCATACCGATGCCCGCGCCAGCGATGCCTATAACCAGAAGCTGTCGCAGAATCGGGCTAAGTCGGCGGTAGAATACATTGTATCGAAGGGTATCGACGCTGATCGGCTTACCTACAAAGGCTATGGTGAGACGCAGCTTATCGTGAAAAATGCCAAAACGGAAGAAGAACACCAGCGCAACCGTCGAACTGAGTTCAAAATTCTGGAGCTATAA
- a CDS encoding T9SS type A sorting domain-containing protein — protein MKVLLLRNSTYGLLLLLLLDLGKLFAQAPANLTSNVALTAPTETDFAPSAFFSSTAQIVAAFNKARRTEETQLGLAANSLGNLTLPASYSTLSDNQRALYLINAERTARAGINYGSGAVLGKPLEGVETNLDNTAQGWADYLYKNNLFTHQVLPGGTSPFQRVEATYATNCVQRNSSGQYTMGRSENIYYACGGSATYAVEQAIFSWIYRDSSSSWGHREAVLIQNVDASGHTGYVDDRGATGNEGFLGMGVTTGSSYTACGSNPVRLVVLNIADPGSDASCTFSLENNPLPVSLLYWKGTADEKTVKLEWATSWEKNADYFLIQRSTDLKAFDNVGKVQSKGTTQETQSYAFVDETPALGHNYYRLVQTDLDGSSETSRIISIYRPGNDLYARLAVYPNPVESNAPFRLLLPEKSSVDVRLYNLLGFEVPINLSRANDQELLLQPINTLPFGLYSLVVVKEGQQQQTQLLVK, from the coding sequence ATGAAAGTATTATTACTCCGTAACTCGACCTATGGTCTTCTATTGCTTCTGCTTTTAGATTTAGGTAAACTGTTTGCTCAGGCTCCAGCGAACCTAACGTCGAACGTAGCTTTAACAGCACCTACCGAAACAGATTTCGCACCCAGTGCTTTTTTTTCATCGACAGCCCAAATTGTGGCAGCTTTCAACAAAGCACGACGCACTGAAGAAACCCAATTAGGTTTAGCTGCTAATTCGCTAGGCAATCTCACGCTTCCAGCCAGTTATTCGACGCTGTCCGACAATCAACGTGCGCTCTACTTAATCAACGCCGAACGAACTGCCAGAGCGGGTATCAATTACGGCAGTGGTGCGGTACTGGGTAAACCGCTGGAAGGCGTTGAAACGAACCTCGACAATACAGCCCAGGGGTGGGCCGATTATTTATATAAAAACAATCTGTTCACGCATCAAGTACTACCAGGAGGCACCTCCCCCTTTCAACGAGTAGAAGCAACTTATGCTACCAACTGCGTGCAGCGTAATAGTTCAGGTCAGTACACGATGGGCCGTTCTGAAAACATCTACTACGCCTGTGGGGGCTCTGCTACGTATGCGGTTGAACAGGCTATTTTCAGTTGGATCTATAGAGACTCCAGCTCTTCCTGGGGCCATCGGGAAGCTGTGCTTATTCAGAATGTAGATGCCAGTGGCCATACAGGGTATGTGGACGACCGGGGTGCAACGGGTAATGAAGGCTTTCTGGGCATGGGGGTCACTACAGGCTCCAGTTATACCGCCTGTGGATCGAATCCGGTTCGGCTTGTGGTGCTGAATATTGCTGACCCCGGCAGCGATGCCAGTTGTACTTTTTCGCTGGAAAACAATCCTTTACCTGTGAGCCTGTTATACTGGAAAGGTACTGCCGATGAGAAAACCGTTAAACTCGAATGGGCAACTAGCTGGGAGAAAAACGCCGATTACTTTTTAATACAGCGTAGTACAGATTTAAAAGCGTTCGACAATGTGGGGAAAGTACAGTCGAAGGGCACAACGCAGGAAACGCAATCCTACGCTTTTGTGGATGAAACACCCGCTTTGGGGCATAACTATTACCGACTTGTACAAACCGATCTGGATGGCAGCAGCGAGACCTCACGTATCATTTCCATTTATCGCCCTGGCAATGACCTCTACGCCCGATTGGCCGTGTACCCCAATCCGGTTGAATCGAATGCACCGTTTCGGCTTCTACTACCCGAAAAATCGTCGGTCGATGTTCGTCTGTATAATCTTCTTGGCTTCGAAGTACCAATCAACCTGTCACGGGCCAACGATCAGGAGTTGCTTCTTCAACCCATTAATACACTGCCTTTCGGTCTTTATTCGCTGGTAGTGGTTAAAGAGGGACAACAACAGCAAACACAGTTGCTGGTCAAATAA
- a CDS encoding peptidylprolyl isomerase, which translates to MPKAQMNTDKGTMLIEFYEKDAPKTVDNFISLAKKGFYNGTKFHRVIPNFVIQGGDPTGTGSGGPGYSIDCELTGDNQYHDRGVLSMAHRGRNTGGSQFFICHNRQNTQHLDRNHTAFGKVVDGLDVIDKIQQGDKIQSISILED; encoded by the coding sequence ATGCCAAAGGCACAAATGAACACGGATAAGGGCACTATGCTCATCGAATTCTATGAGAAAGATGCTCCTAAAACGGTCGATAATTTTATCTCGCTGGCTAAGAAAGGGTTCTATAACGGCACTAAATTCCACCGGGTCATTCCAAACTTCGTTATTCAGGGTGGCGATCCAACAGGGACAGGGTCAGGTGGTCCCGGCTATTCGATCGATTGCGAACTGACTGGCGATAACCAATACCATGATCGGGGCGTTCTGTCGATGGCTCACCGGGGTCGCAATACGGGTGGTTCGCAATTTTTTATCTGCCATAATCGCCAGAATACACAGCACCTCGACCGCAACCATACTGCTTTCGGCAAAGTAGTTGATGGGTTGGATGTTATAGACAAGATTCAGCAGGGTGATAAAATCCAAAGTATCAGCATACTGGAAGATTAA
- a CDS encoding AraC family transcriptional regulator: METQPIPYYDNLPDFLKAVKSIDATNRCFGIFPFEQFGGPGEVIPPFRSSTYVAALVTEGSGTIHLDGVPYCVKPGTLYVLRPWTVRSIHKQDQWHGYVIMFTSEFVTKRSVQSDPMREYPFYRKGAQPLIHITPAEVTELYNQFELIDREFNNPNRSKADRLDLAYHLLQALLIKERQIYRQTLSAIEYSQPISLVERFQSLLQMYYLPDPNQDTPVLLTVHEAADRLHIHPHYLSDILKKYTGKTALQHIRERTVFEAQNLIRNTDLTVAEIGYRLKFDDPSNFTKFFKSVTGITPRAYREQGFVLAA, from the coding sequence GTGGAAACGCAACCGATTCCTTATTACGACAATCTACCCGATTTTTTGAAGGCGGTAAAATCTATCGACGCTACGAATCGGTGTTTTGGGATTTTCCCTTTTGAGCAGTTTGGCGGACCGGGCGAAGTGATTCCGCCTTTTCGGAGTAGCACCTATGTAGCTGCTTTGGTAACAGAGGGAAGCGGTACGATTCATCTGGATGGCGTTCCCTACTGCGTAAAGCCAGGTACGTTATACGTATTACGTCCCTGGACGGTTCGGTCGATTCATAAGCAGGACCAGTGGCATGGGTATGTCATTATGTTTACATCGGAATTTGTTACGAAACGTTCGGTACAGTCCGACCCCATGCGCGAATACCCGTTCTATCGAAAAGGGGCTCAGCCATTGATTCATATCACACCGGCCGAAGTGACTGAGTTATACAACCAGTTTGAGTTGATTGACAGGGAGTTTAACAACCCCAATCGATCGAAGGCCGACCGTCTGGATTTAGCCTATCATTTGCTGCAGGCATTGCTGATTAAAGAACGTCAGATTTACCGCCAAACTCTTTCGGCCATTGAGTATTCACAGCCTATATCCCTGGTTGAACGGTTTCAGAGTCTGCTTCAGATGTATTACCTCCCCGACCCGAATCAGGATACTCCAGTTTTGCTGACAGTACACGAAGCAGCGGACCGACTGCATATTCACCCGCATTATTTAAGCGATATTCTGAAAAAATATACAGGCAAAACGGCCTTGCAGCACATCCGCGAACGAACGGTTTTTGAGGCCCAGAACCTGATTCGGAACACCGATCTGACCGTAGCTGAAATCGGTTATAGGCTGAAGTTCGACGATCCGTCTAATTTTACGAAGTTCTTTAAAAGCGTTACGGGTATAACTCCACGTGCTTACCGCGAACAGGGGTTTGTATTAGCTGCTTGA